In the Desulfuromonas sp. DDH964 genome, CAGAAGGTGGTGGCGGAACTGCAGGAAAGCATCCGTGTCTTGCGGGAAGAGATGCGCCGCTAATCGTCCGGTACCTGAATCATTACCGCTAATTTTCGCAGAGGAGACCACCATGAAGCTATTTTCGTCGCCCTTGATGCTGCTGCTCGGGGTGTCCGTTGTTGGCATGCTGCAGTCCGGGTGCAGCCCGGCCGTCGGAGACAATGCCCTGCTGGAACAGGCCCGATCGGCCTATGTCGAAGCCCAGAGCGATCCAGCCGTGCAGAAGAATGCCCCCCTCGAACTGCAAAAAGCAAAACTCGACCTCGATCAGGCAGACCAATCCCTGAAGGCGGGGGCCCCGGCTCCGGAAGTGGAGCACTACGCCTATCTGGCCAGGCAACGCACCGCCATCGCCCGGGAGGTCAGCAACGTGAAACTGGCGGAGCAGGCGGTGGAGGCGGCCAGCGAGGAACGGAACACGGTTCTTCTGCAAGCGCGGACCCGGGAGGCGGATCAGGCGGTGCGCCTGGCCGAGGAGCAAACCCGGAAAGCGACCGTTGCCGGCGAGCAGGCCCATGCCGCCCGTGAGCAGGCCGACGCCGCTCGCCTGCAAGCCGACGCCTCCCGTCTCCAGGCCGAAGCGCTGACCACCGATGCGGAAACGGCCAGGGCCGCGACGCTGGCGGCCGAAGCACAGACGAGGAAGCTGGAAGCAGAGATCGCCGAATTGCAGGCCATTCCTTCGGAACGCGGCCTGGTCATCACCCTGGGGGATGTTCTGTTCGACACCAACAAGAGCCAACTCCGCCCGGGAGCGCAGTACACCATCGACAAGGTCGCCGCGTTTCTGACCGAATACCCGACGCGGAATGTCCTGATCGAGGGGTTCACCGACAGTACCGGGGGGGTGGCCTACAACCAGCGCCTCTCCGAACAGCGCGCCGAAGCGGTGCGGAATCTGCTCGGGGCGAGCGGGATCGATTCCCGCCGGCTCCAGACCCGCGGCTATGGCGTCGAATTTCCCGTGGCCGGCAACGAAACGGCCGAGGGCCGACAGCGTAACCGGCGGGTCGAGGTCGTCATCTCGGATGAGGACGGGCGAATTCTGGAACGAAAACTTTGAGCGACCGCAACCCAGTGCAGGTCACGAGGCGGGTCGCATGCAGCGCAACCCTTTTAGCCGCAGCGAAGTTAACCACCAACATCGATGGGAG is a window encoding:
- a CDS encoding OmpA family protein — protein: MKLFSSPLMLLLGVSVVGMLQSGCSPAVGDNALLEQARSAYVEAQSDPAVQKNAPLELQKAKLDLDQADQSLKAGAPAPEVEHYAYLARQRTAIAREVSNVKLAEQAVEAASEERNTVLLQARTREADQAVRLAEEQTRKATVAGEQAHAAREQADAARLQADASRLQAEALTTDAETARAATLAAEAQTRKLEAEIAELQAIPSERGLVITLGDVLFDTNKSQLRPGAQYTIDKVAAFLTEYPTRNVLIEGFTDSTGGVAYNQRLSEQRAEAVRNLLGASGIDSRRLQTRGYGVEFPVAGNETAEGRQRNRRVEVVISDEDGRILERKL